The genomic DNA AAAAGGAAAAAACGTATACAAGAGGTACGTTAAGAAGACGGCAGGCAGCAGGATGAGCGTCATGATCGGGATATAGATGATATTCAAAGGCAAAGTCCAAATCGAAACCTCAAAGAAATGCCAGAGCACGATCGGTAAGGAGACAAGGGTCGCGATGAATGAACTGCTTAACAACTGCTTGAACGGTGATAATCTTTTTAGAATGTATGTATTGGACAATAGGAGTGAAGCTGTAATCAAAAACGAAAGCTGAAATCCAATATGAAAGATGTAGGTGGGCTTGATCAGTAACATGACTAAAGCGACAAGTGACATCTGGTCAATCATTCTCATCTTCAACCGCAATAGCAACCCAACACAAGCGGTTCCAGCCATCAATCCAGCTCGGATGACAGACGGTGCTCCTCCTGTAAGCAAGATCAGCAGTGGTATGGTACAAAGAATGGATATGATGGCTGCTTCCTTTATAACGCCGCAACGAATGAACACAACATACATAAGTCCGAGCATTGTACCCACATGAAGGCCAGAGACAGCGAGGAGATGGATCAGGCCTAATTTCTGATATTGTTCAAGGAGCGATTCACTTAATCCAGATCGTTCACCAAACACTAATGTGTTCATAAGACCACTGAGTGTTTCCGGATAATCACGCTGTATTGATTCGATCCTTTCCTTTCGATATTCATGAAGTCGGATGATGGGTCCATCAGTAGTATGGCAGTCCCGCATATCGATATGATCAAGTTTCAGCAGCCAATGGATGTTAAAGGTCCGTTTCAAATAGGATCGGTAATTGAATGCATAGGGATTTCGATTTACAGAGGGCTTTTGCAATCGTCCTGATAAAGAACAACGATCCCCATACGCAAGCATTTTCACCTTTTTCTGTTCTTCGATTGACGGGATTGTATATTGAACGAGGATCTGCTCGTTATGAGGAAGGGTGTAGCGAAAGGAGAGCTTATTGCCATCAATAAGGGGATTCGAAGATATTAGGCCGGTAAAATCGGTCCATTCACTGTTCAGCCTCGTTGCATGAAGGTCTTCATACCACGTTGTATAAAAGGAAAAAACGATAAAAATTAGCAGAATTGGAATCGAGGAGAGAGTTAGGAAGGCGTGCTTACGGATTACGAGAAATAATAGGAGGAATAAGAAAAGCCACCAACGGTCATAGGTAGTCAGTATACCGAAGATGGCTGCCATTACAATCATATGTAGCTGCATTCTCATGTAATCATGGTCGGTTTGTCGTTCTCATACAAAGCTTTGAACTTCTCCTTCAAGTGTTCAACGGTTTCCGTGTCAGCATCACTTTTCATCAATTCTGATAAAAGCTCTTCAGTGAACGCCATCTTCCTGTGTGAGGATTGTGAGGTCAAATCATATTGCTTTTCAAGCGGAACAAGCTCTGTTTCTACACCTGATTGTTGGAAGAGTTCAATGGCATAAGGGTGGTTCCGATAATCTTCTGCATAATACACCTTCTTGATTCCACTCTGAATAATGGCTTTGCAACACTGAAGACATGGAAAGTGTGTGACATATATTTCAGCACCTGAAGTCGGTACTCCGAACTTCGCACATTGAAGGAGTGCATTCATTTCTGCGTGGATCGTCCTCACACAATGTCCATCAATGACATAGCATCCTTCATCTCGACAATGGACCCCGCCTGATATCGATCCATTATAGCCTCCTGCAATAATTCGTTTATCCCGTACAATTGTAGCTCCAACTGAGAGCCTTTCGCACGTGCTTCGTAACGCAAGTAAAGAACTTTGGGCCATGAAATATTGATTCCAGGATATACGACTCAAACCTTATCATCCCCTTCCCATTGTTCCTTTAAGTTTATCGATACTTCAGAAACTTCGCAATGTCAATTGGACACCATTATCGATTCCTTGATTCTCTCCAACGTCTTTTCTCCGATCCCTGCG from Pseudalkalibacillus sp. SCS-8 includes the following:
- a CDS encoding DNA internalization-related competence protein ComEC/Rec2, which translates into the protein MQLHMIVMAAIFGILTTYDRWWLFLFLLLFLVIRKHAFLTLSSIPILLIFIVFSFYTTWYEDLHATRLNSEWTDFTGLISSNPLIDGNKLSFRYTLPHNEQILVQYTIPSIEEQKKVKMLAYGDRCSLSGRLQKPSVNRNPYAFNYRSYLKRTFNIHWLLKLDHIDMRDCHTTDGPIIRLHEYRKERIESIQRDYPETLSGLMNTLVFGERSGLSESLLEQYQKLGLIHLLAVSGLHVGTMLGLMYVVFIRCGVIKEAAIISILCTIPLLILLTGGAPSVIRAGLMAGTACVGLLLRLKMRMIDQMSLVALVMLLIKPTYIFHIGFQLSFLITASLLLSNTYILKRLSPFKQLLSSSFIATLVSLPIVLWHFFEVSIWTLPLNIIYIPIMTLILLPAVFLTYLLYTFFPFPVWRISSYVVEKIFGVIHSLMDWFEALPLGTVTTGKLPSIVAILLTLSILVWLFIWENRRTAKSFIQGSFICFLTFVIIFTLPKLDRNAYVTVLDVGQGDAIVLEAPFRQAVYVIDTGGRLQFQQEDWMERSSTFDTGKDIVATYLKARGIRKIDALILTHPDYDHIGGTAGLIENVEVLRIITGVWDETSSMRKLKHHQVPLLAIKEDLEWPVNGGHIRLLGKDQEYPDRNNRSLIIHANFYGQRFLFTGDIESEREINLIEQYPFLKAEFLKVAHHGSQTSTTEEFLDYVDPKVAIISAGEKNRYGHPDADVLSRLAEKGVKVLQTGKSGGIKITIHPEKVHVEKTMQSE
- a CDS encoding ComE operon protein 2, giving the protein MSRISWNQYFMAQSSLLALRSTCERLSVGATIVRDKRIIAGGYNGSISGGVHCRDEGCYVIDGHCVRTIHAEMNALLQCAKFGVPTSGAEIYVTHFPCLQCCKAIIQSGIKKVYYAEDYRNHPYAIELFQQSGVETELVPLEKQYDLTSQSSHRKMAFTEELLSELMKSDADTETVEHLKEKFKALYENDKPTMIT